The genomic segment GAAAGTGACCACGAGGATTTCTGATACATCACGGCCCTTGAGGATGAAATGCAAGAAGATATTGGCAATGGAATAGGTCTTGCCCGTACCGGCGCTGGCCTCAATGAGGGTGATGCCAGAATCTTTGATGGGCTGAGTGAGATCGAGGGGCTGCATCATAGTTTCGCCTCCACGAGTCCGAGTTCATTGACTAAATCAAACACGGTTTCAAAGCAAAGCAAGGCATCTTCGTAAGGAAAATCCTTGCCAAAGCAAACTTGGAATGAATTATCGACGCTATCGGCAAAAGCATTGTTATAGGAATCATAAGCCCATTTTTGTTCTGCGAGCCCCATAGCGACTTCATGTTCTTTTGGCTTTTTAAGCTTTCGTTGCTCGTAGTACTTCTGGAAGCAATTGGGTAAAAAGGCCAAGGGTTTTTTAAGTCCAGATAAATAAAGTTCGAGAATTTGTTCCAATGATTGCCGCGCATCTTTTATTTCATGAATCTGATAAGCTTTGTCTTGATTGATGTAATGCAGTTTTTTCCTGGGTTCCACACTCGCAAGTGCGAGGTACTTAATACAATGTTTGATCAGGTGCTTAAATTTATCTTTGCCTGGGTGATAAGTGAGCAAGTTTTGCTGATAGATTCCCGAGAGTGAGCAATTGAGGCGAATTTTCTCGCTAAGTTCAAAAGTAAGAGTGAAATTCAGCTGCTCTTCTTTGTGTTCACCTTTGTGAAGAAGAATTTGTTCGGCAACTTTTTCAGAATCTCCATAAATTTGCTCAAAGCACTCAATACCTTTGAGGCCATAAGGCAGTGAACCATCCGCCAATACAAGTTCCTGCATTTGTATTTTAAATGACTCCTCATCCAAGTCTGGATCTTTGTGGATCAAGGCCTCAATCAAGGTGCTCTTGATTTTAAATTGCTCCAAGGCATTTACTTGCGCAAAGGCTTCGGTCTCGGGCAATTCACTCACCTGATCTTTCCAGAGGCTCGTGCCCAGTTGGCAACGGAGAAAAGTTTTTGCGCTATTGGCAAAAAACTTGGCTAAATCCTCTAAGTCGAGGTCAATAAAACCATCTTGCGATTTGATTTCTTCGGGTAAATCGAGTTCTTGTTCGCAGAAGAGGGCGGGGACTTCACGTTCAGGCTCACGAGATTTGAGCAGGGATTGCGCCGCACGAAAATGTAGCTGAGAAAGAGAAGCCAAATCATTATCTTCGTCTTGGAAATAACGTGGGTTGAAAGCGTTTAAGGCATGCTGAGTGATTTGGAAATCGGGAGCAATTTTTTTGATGTATTCCATGAATTCTGCGAGAATCACCGAAGGGGGGATTTCTTCATTATCACGTTCACTCTGACCCACATAAGATAAATATAGTTTCTCTCTGGCGGAGACTAAACTCTCCAAAAAGAGGTAGCGATCATCGAGGCTCATAGTACGGTCACCCTGACGCCAATTTTTATTCATTAAATCAAAGCCACTGCGGTGATTTGTTCGCGGCAATTGCCCTTCGTTGAGTCCGAGCATACAGATCACTTTCACGGGAATACTACGCATGGGCAGTAGAGAACAGAAAGTGATGCCGCGTGAAATAAAGCCATGGGAACTACTCTGTTCTTCTAGGGCACTATTGAGTGATTTGATGGCAATCTCGGCTGCAATCACTTCATTCATCTGTAATAAATCGGCTCTTTCACTCATTTTTTGGAGCTGAGTCAGAATGATATTGTATTCATTTTGATTGTCGGCGTTCTCTTCAAAGTTGGATTTGAGCACAAAGGAAAAGTACTCACACCAATTTTGTAGGCTCTTTTCTTCTTGAGTGATGATTTCGTAAATTGAAAAAAGTTGATCAGCCGCGGTTTTGATTTTACCCAAGATCGCTCCGTCACCACCAATGGGGCAGGAGAGAATCGAGTCATAGAGTTCGGGATCATCAAAGGCATAACCCGCAAGTAAGCGATCGAAGCCAAACTTCCAAGAGTTTTGTTCAAATTCTGGCAGCTCCCAATCGGCTCTTTGCTGGGCATCTTTACCCCAGCGAATGCGCGCTTGCTCAATCCAATCACGAATTGTATGCACGTCATCGACTTTGAGTTTATAGCGTGAGAGGAAATCGGGATTTTCAAAGATCTCTAATAAGTCATTAGAACTCAAGCGAGATTTGGCCAACTCAAATATCTTAAGGTAAGAATTCACCAGAGGACGTCCCCGCAATTCTTGGTCAGTAATCGAAAAGTCCAAGGGCATATTATCGGGGTTTGAAAATATATTGCGTATATGCGGTGCGTAGTCATGGATGTTGGGTGCCATGACAATGATATCCTGGGGACGCAAATCGGGATTGTCAGCCAGTGAACCCACTAAGTAATCATGCAGCGCTTCAAGCTCCCTCCGAGGAGAATGACATGAGCTTATTTTGACGGAGTCATCAGTCACTAAATCGTCTTCGAAGTCTTCCTGCATCTCCAAGATGCCATTTTGGATGCGGTGAAGTAATTGTGACGATTCTGATGGCGCATAATGCTCCAGAGTATCAAAGGACGTGTTTTCAATCAGCAGGTTGAGGAAGTCGCGTCCTAAGAGTCCTAGTGATTTCAAAAGAGAATGGGGTAAGTCGGGAATTTCGTTTTCGAAAGTTCGAGAAAAGATCGGGCCACGCAAGCCTAAATCATCTTTGCCTTGCAAGGGGAAAGCAGAAAACCTCTCCATGCGAATGTCTCCCCAATACTCCTGACAGGGGTTGAAGTGATAAAGCGTCACTTGCGTTAATTGCGAGAGTTTCTCAAAAAAGTTAACAAAGACGGGGGGCATATTTGTAATGCCAAAAATCGCAATGCGGGGCGGAAGTTCCAGGACTTCAGGCTGAATATCATCCGCAAGTAAAAAGTTTTGTAGGGCGGCCTGGAAAGAGTTTTGTGCGCTCTCGCAGAGCTTCTGCCAAAGGGCGATTTGCCAAGCTTCGTGTTTCAGTTCTTTCTCCAAGCCTTGATTGAACTGAGTGAAAGCTTTGCCTTGGATCCAACTCTGAAGCCAGTCGTGGCGATACACCATGTATTC from the Lentisphaera araneosa HTCC2155 genome contains:
- the recC gene encoding exodeoxyribonuclease V subunit gamma, yielding MRISASNQLEVLVSQLADSLQNEKCRPEELLGRPNDLVIIQSRGMAKWIDMQIADHNGIATRIEYPFIRTFISSILVKCSYSPKEDIWDRESLAWRIFKLLPEIESKFTIIHDYVKTNQLRRFQLAEQLASLIDEYMVYRHDWLQSWIQGKAFTQFNQGLEKELKHEAWQIALWQKLCESAQNSFQAALQNFLLADDIQPEVLELPPRIAIFGITNMPPVFVNFFEKLSQLTQVTLYHFNPCQEYWGDIRMERFSAFPLQGKDDLGLRGPIFSRTFENEIPDLPHSLLKSLGLLGRDFLNLLIENTSFDTLEHYAPSESSQLLHRIQNGILEMQEDFEDDLVTDDSVKISSCHSPRRELEALHDYLVGSLADNPDLRPQDIIVMAPNIHDYAPHIRNIFSNPDNMPLDFSITDQELRGRPLVNSYLKIFELAKSRLSSNDLLEIFENPDFLSRYKLKVDDVHTIRDWIEQARIRWGKDAQQRADWELPEFEQNSWKFGFDRLLAGYAFDDPELYDSILSCPIGGDGAILGKIKTAADQLFSIYEIITQEEKSLQNWCEYFSFVLKSNFEENADNQNEYNIILTQLQKMSERADLLQMNEVIAAEIAIKSLNSALEEQSSSHGFISRGITFCSLLPMRSIPVKVICMLGLNEGQLPRTNHRSGFDLMNKNWRQGDRTMSLDDRYLFLESLVSAREKLYLSYVGQSERDNEEIPPSVILAEFMEYIKKIAPDFQITQHALNAFNPRYFQDEDNDLASLSQLHFRAAQSLLKSREPEREVPALFCEQELDLPEEIKSQDGFIDLDLEDLAKFFANSAKTFLRCQLGTSLWKDQVSELPETEAFAQVNALEQFKIKSTLIEALIHKDPDLDEESFKIQMQELVLADGSLPYGLKGIECFEQIYGDSEKVAEQILLHKGEHKEEQLNFTLTFELSEKIRLNCSLSGIYQQNLLTYHPGKDKFKHLIKHCIKYLALASVEPRKKLHYINQDKAYQIHEIKDARQSLEQILELYLSGLKKPLAFLPNCFQKYYEQRKLKKPKEHEVAMGLAEQKWAYDSYNNAFADSVDNSFQVCFGKDFPYEDALLCFETVFDLVNELGLVEAKL